A genomic stretch from Xenopus laevis strain J_2021 chromosome 6S, Xenopus_laevis_v10.1, whole genome shotgun sequence includes:
- the LOC121395116 gene encoding paraneoplastic antigen Ma1 homolog, with translation MEPQALLEWCQDCQANPTYCLALIIAEANLNSRQIYQLMDEMSPFGRCLIVDRKTDNKDVKTCVLLQMEDPINPDDVPFMMTFGSEKYQCNLVLPASPVSVITSDGDVEHPAAGNREVNNPSLAANPCGPSAAIGADILTALGNLVEKCVRPIQPHSGFGYRKLHFFSGKQPTPEGEDDFEAWMDQATQALEEWDVPESQKKQRITESLMGPAADVIRALKQSKRDCCATDYLQALHDVYGRTENVAELMYQFEHTYQEKDESMSDYIPRLEKILHHIILKKGMDPYMADQLRVKQILNGAQPNDPIMWKLRIPKEDRAVPTYPQLIKQVREEEALIEAKLLPTSKSMTSNKVKPGGEAIRIVQASTGVIAPEQSEIHNRLDALSEMVERIAKIQLAALEKDTKCRSDIVCCEKPTSSQAQDFHLTYENTPAPGPPQLNRTKGVLGFCHRCGEDGHYKRQCRNAENAQKVVAKLLAKERGKAQGNFRGPQ, from the coding sequence ATGGAGCCGCAAGCCTTGCTAGAGTGGTGTCAGGACTGTCAGGCAAACCCCACATATTGCCTAGCTCTGATAATAGCAGAGGCAAACTTAAATTCAAGGCAGATTTACCAGTTAATGGATGAAATGTCACCTTTTGGCCGCTGCCTAATAGTTGATAGGAAAACAGATAACAAGGATGTAAAGACATGCGTTTTGCTGCAAATGGAGGATCCTATAAATCCTGATGATGTCCCATTCATGATGACATTCGGCAGTGAGAAATATCAGTGTAACTTGGTTTTACCTGCTTCACCAGTTTCAGTTATCACATCAGACGGAGATGTTGAACATCCAGCAGCCGGAAACCGAGAAGTTAACAACCCATCCCTCGCAGCAAATCCATGTGGGCCCTCTGCTGCCATTGGGGCAGATATCCTTACTGCACTAGGAAACTTAGTAGAGAAGTGTGTTCGGCCTATACAGCCTCACAGCGGGTTTGGATACAGAAAACTACACTTTTTCTCAGGAAAACAACCCACGCCAGAAGGGGAAGATGACTTTGAAGCCTGGATGGATCAAGCCACCCAAGCCCTGGAAGAATGGGATGTTCCAGAGTCACAGAAGAAACAGAGAATCACAGAGAGTTTGATGGGTCCAGCTGCGGATGTAATTCGGGCCCTGAAGCAGAGCAAAAGGGATTGTTGTGCCACTGATTACTTGCAAGCTTTGCATGATGTGTATGGCCGAACTGAGAATGTGGCTGAGCTCATGTATCAGTTTGAACATACCTACCAAGAGAAAGATGAAAGTATGTCCGATTATATCCCACGGCTAGAGAAGATACTCCACCACATAATATTAAAGAAAGGAATGGATCCCTATATGGCTGACCAGCTTAGAGTAAAGCAAATCTTGAATGGAGCTCAACCGAATGATCCCATCATGTGGAAACTAAGGATACCAAAGGAAGACCGTGCAGTCCCCACTTACCCCCAACTAATCAAACAAGTACGGGAGGAGGAGGCCCTTATCGAAGCCAAGTTACTGCCTACCAGTAAAAGCATGACTTCAAATAAGGTGAAACCAGGAGGGGAAGCCATCCGAATTGTTCAAGCGAGTACTGGAGTTATAGCCCCAGAGCAAAGTGAGATTCACAACCGGTTGGATGCTCTGAGCGAGATGGTTGAAAGGATAGCCAAAATTCAACTGGCTGCATTAGAAAAGGACACTAAGTGCAGGTCAGATATTGTATGCTGTGAGAAGCCTACCTCTAGCCAGGCTCAAGATTTCCATCTTACATATGAGAATACCCCAGCACCTGGGCCCCCTCAACTAAATAGGACAAAAGGAGTACTGGGGTTCTGTCATCGGTGTGGTGAAGATGGCCATTACAAGAGGCAGTGCCGAAATGCTGAGAATGCCCAGAAGGTAGTAGCAAAACTTCTGGCTAAAGAGAGAGGGAAGGCTCAGGGAAACTTCAGAGGGCCCCAGTGA